Below is a genomic region from Pseudomonas svalbardensis.
GCTGGCGGCGATTGCCTTTATCGGCACGCTGTTTTTTGAAGTGGTGATCTGGCACCGCGCCCGCCAGCAGTTGGCGGGTACCGCGCAAACGACCGCAGATCAAGCGATCGCGGTGCGTTCGCGCAAGGTGCTACATGGCGTGGTGTTGCTGTTGTATGGCGCCGGCATCAGCCTGGCGTGGCAACACCGTGGCGTATTGAGTCAGCCGCTGGCCAGCAGCTTTGGCACGTTACTGAGCCTGAAGATCGTCCTGGCCCTGAGCATCATCGGCCATTACTTCCTGCTGGCGTATTGGCTGAAAAGCGCACGACTGACCGCGACCCGTGCCAGATGGATTCGCCGCAGCATCCTCGGGCACATGGTGTTGATCGTGATCCTGGCCAAGGCCATGTTCTATTGGCACGGGTGATCGCACGCCGTCCCAAACAGACAAAACCCGCGTCAACCGGTTGGCTGGCGCGGGTTGGGTCTGACCGGCAATCAATCAATGGCGAGGGTTCAGGGCGTTAATGAACAACACGTTGTTTTCCAGATGGATGTGTTGCATCAGGTCATCACGAAACTCCAGCAGCCCACGATAAAGGGCCCG
It encodes:
- a CDS encoding CopD family copper resistance protein, translating into MLYPFLLVTHLLAAIAFIGTLFFEVVIWHRARQQLAGTAQTTADQAIAVRSRKVLHGVVLLLYGAGISLAWQHRGVLSQPLASSFGTLLSLKIVLALSIIGHYFLLAYWLKSARLTATRARWIRRSILGHMVLIVILAKAMFYWHG